CTGACActaggtctgaatttggctcaaAGTGCCAGATGACACTAAAAGTCATATAGTCAGAGCTGTGGGATAGGAGGTTAAGTAGGTGTTGGTTTGAGGCCAGAATTCACCATTTCTAGGACATGTCAGCTGATTCTAGAAGGAATGATTGATGAAAAGATGCTAAGACATATAGCCATTCCCAGTGATCCTAACCCACTGTGCATACTCCTGACAGCACCATTATGTCATGCCACTGGAAAACCCTCTTACTTCACCTCTCTGAAAGAGGACACTTGTGACTGCTATTAAAAATGATGTTATCCTGTATGCGCTGCCAAGAACTCTAACACTTAATGCAATTTTGAGAGGAAATGTGTGAGTAAGAGAGAACACACATGACTAGCACTGGCAGAGGAATAAAAAGCACAGGGATGGTAAATTCAtgcatgctccatccccagatGTAAAATGGCAAGagcaatgaaaaaaatcagacttaaGGTAGACTCAGGAATAGAATGGTAGATTTTTTGACTGCAGAGCGTTGGCAGGTTTTTCTCCCCAGAATGGCTAGCACTGATCTGAGTAGAAAACTCTGCATGCAGTTAAGCAAGACTACAGCCTAATATCTTAGGAATGTTAGATTAAACAGTGACAGGACAGCATGTATATCATCTTGTATTCTAAGAACCATTACTGGAAAATGCAATTGCaaaatagatattaaaaaaagaatttccaGTTTGTGCTAGTTAAAATGCCCTTTGTCAGATGGCTTGTTGTAACATCAGTTCTCCTGCCAGGGACCAGCAGGAATACTGACTGTCTTAGTGGAGATGGGCCCAAAATGAGGTTccaatcctgctccctttgaagccAATCACAAAATAATGGGAGCAGCATCGTACCCTAAAATCCCATATCCAAATTGTATACTTCACACAGTCCCTTTGGGATTAACAGACCCTGCCCGTGAACACTCATGACCTTGGGGATTCGGAATCGGATCCAAATGCACTGTCTCAGGTTCCAGTTGAATGGTCAGGCTGTTTgttctaggccaggggtggccaacctgtggctctggagccacacgtggctcttcagaagttaaatgcagctccttgtataggcaacgactctggggctggagctacaggggcCAAcattccaatgtgccgggggatgctcactgctcaacccctggctctgccacgggccccccactccatcccttcccacacccaccactgagcctgctgtgccctcccttctccccccccagagcctcctgcacgccacaaaacagctgattgggaggtgtgaggagggaaggggaggcaatGATTGGCTGGGCTGCTGATGGGTGGGAAGCGCTGGGACCAGGGTGGGggaactgatggggggctgctgacatattactgtggctctttggcaatgtacattggtaaattctggctccttctcaggctcaggttggccactcccCCCCCGTTCTAGGCACTCGGATACCACCGTGACAAACATAGTATCATTCTAGCAGGCGGGGAGCAGTATTCCTGTGAACTCTGATTTGAACCTACATCTGAATCTCAGGGCTGAGCTCTTCCTGGTCAGGGAATTTCTTTGTCTCAGCCAAAGGTTACAAGAAGTGCTTTATAGGAATAGGATAAAACATGAAATGGTTTAAAAGGACATCCGCTCTTGCCCATTGGAGAACTGCTGCCTTGCGAGGTAGAGTGAGCAACTTTACATGAATACATGCATTGGCAGATCCACTCTCCCTTCAAATCTCAAATGTCCTCCAAGGACTGTCTGCTATTCTGTGATCATTTACAGAGGGGGAGGCTAGATGGAGTAAATAAAGGGCCTACAGATAAGTAAAAACCGGACAGGATGCCAGAAGAAACATGCCGCAGGAAAGCAAGCTGGATGATGACGTTTACATGATACGTCTGCTTATGCTCACTTATATGTTGCTGTGTACTTCCTTATAGGCTAAGGCACAAACTCTGCTCTTGTTACAGCCTGGGCACacctactgaagccagtggggttGTCATGATCTAAGAGCAGAAGTTGACCCTACTTCTTTTTTTGTACTTTCCCAAACTTGACACTTGAAATCCGGAGTATATGAACCGGGCATCCCAGGCACAGCTGGTTCCTGGCTGTCTCAGAATCTCAGCATGCCCAAGAAAGATGCCATGCAAGTCCTGACTCTCCTGGTATGCGATGTCCCAGAGTGCTGCATTCTGGGGCATCTCTAGTCAAGCCAAGGCCAGTTTTTAAAGAGAGCCGGTGATGCGATGAATGGACCTTGCAGCCTACTTGGCGGCATCACTCAGCACGTGGGTAGGGGCTTGAGTTGGTTTTGATGTTGCAGTACACCTTTAAGAAGAGTTCGCCTGCTCTTCCTGCTTATTTACCACCTGCCGTTTGTTCCATTGCAGCTGCTTGCTGCATGGAGAATTGAAACTTTCTTAGAGTAACGAAGATGCCTGCAGgtgggaagagaaaggaaacagCAGACAAGCTTTTCAGCGGGGATTACTATTTTCATGAAATGTCCTTATTTGTGAAGAATAAAGGGGGGGGCTACCCCTCCAAGCGTGTACTATATACAATAAGCAGAATTATTTCTAAGCACCTGTAGAATGTTTCCCAAAGGACTTTCCTGAGACCGCAGTTGCTCTTTAACACTCCCCATGTTGGCATGGTCCGTATGCATGGGCTGTGGCATTGGTAGGTGCATTGCAACATGTTGTCCCAGGGGGTAGTGACTGGGAACCAGTTGGAAGCCACTCTCCTCAGCCCGTAAACAGCACTGTCTCCTGGCAATGAAATGTGTCAGTGCTGTAGTAATTCAGTACCAGGCTGACTCTGTAAATGCACAGCAGCTTTTCCTTGGGCATTCTCCGCTAGCAGGATACCATGGTGGTTACCTGAGCTTGGCATGCCTGGGAGGCCGGCAAGAGTCTTGGAAACTGTTTGAAACAGGCGAGATCCAAGTTCCACTGACTTCTCTATCCCTGGTCTATGACGTGTCGTTTTCACTAGGGTGGAGGCCCAGGAGTTCCTCTGCTAAGGTTATGAGACTGTTTTCCTCCAGGGCTGCAATCAGCCTCTGTAACGTGGCTCTCTTGCCCTCCGACTGGATAAACTTGAGAAGGAGCTGGTACGCTTGCTCATATAATCCCTCTCGGTCATATTCATGGGCCAAGTTGTCTATGACAGGATCCCGAAGGGCTCGGCAGTTCTTCTGCAAAGACCTACCCACCTGCTTCCATTTCTTCGACACGAGCTTGGCAAATTTTTGATGGTCATCTGGCGTGAGTGTTCTGTTGGCTTAAAGGGAACACAAAGTGCTTAACACGTTGGGGTCCCAGTTCATCAGTGCACTGGCACAACACAAGGCCATGTTAAAGGCTACATAATATTTGTGGAGCAAAGACCTCATTACGGTGAAGGCCCCCAAAGGACAAAACTTAGCACGTGTGTAATGTATTAAACTCTATCCTGGAGTTGTACCCACCCTTTGTTAGCTGGAGTTTTCACTCACTCCCGGGACAACACAGTGCCAGTTTAAATTTAAAGGATTAATTCTGCATGAAGAGGGAGTTATGCACAGAGATCTGTGCTCACTGGAAATACATCCACATCAGCATGTATGCAGAAAGGGAAGCCATGACAACTGAATGATCTGCATTAATCAATCAGCAATGCTGATACTGTGATCAACTTCCCAATACCCTCCAGGGCAAAAAGCCAGCTGATTCCAGTTACACATTTCAGATTTTGAAATCATTGCCATAGAAATTTGTTCGTAACAGATTCTTACATTAGTGCTAATCCACCATTCAGTATCTGTGATCATGGGGATCTCTACAAGCACAGTGTAGAATTACTCTTAGCATTTCCTAGCAGCCTTTCGTTTGTGCCTTTGGTTGTAATAGAAAATATGAAGGGATGCTGCCGTCTGTGGCATTATTAGCAGACCTGATATAATTTGTATATGTTTTGAATTCATCCTGAATGTTGATTTTAAATGGAGAATAAGTGTTTCGCTATCAGCAGATGAGTCATTACCATTGAGAATTGCTTCTCTCCTTGCCCAGGCTGGGAATATCAGAGGTCACGTCCATGGTAacttaggctacgtctagactacccgccgtatcggcgggttaaaatcgattgctcggggatcgatatatcgcgtctcatctagacgtgatatattgatccccaaaagcgcttatatcaattccggaactccaccaaccccaacggagttgcggaatcaacagggggagccgcggacatcgatcccgcacggtgaggacgggtgactaatccgatcttagatattcgactccagctacgttattcacgtagctgaagttgcgtatctaagatcaatttccccccgtagtgtagaccagcccttagttctACAGGTAGTGACTATGTGAGCAGAGCAGGGTGCATGTTTTACAAAGGTGCTGAGCAGGGAAGGGTTTGAGTCCACAATTTATACTAATGAACATTCTGTGTCCATTCATTCCAAAGGACAGTGCTATCTTCACTAAGTGGCAATTTTTAATAATGATTTGTGACTGTTAAAATGTGCCATTTTCTGGTTTCGGGCATCTAGCACCCGCTATCAAGACTAGAGGATAGTGACCTATGTACAAGAGAGAGTtcatgcttagggtgaccagacaacaaatgtgaaaaattgggacagggggtggggggtaaaaggagcctatataagtaaaaaagaccccaaaatcaggacatctggtcaccctatttgtacTTGGTAAAGACCTTTTCAGCTTGATGTCCAAGGCAGTCATGTGTTTAGAGTGCCCCCATGAGGCCAATCCTGGCTACACAGATTGTTAAGCTGTCACACTGGGGCGGAACTATACGTTTGTTTGATGGGATTTACTTTTCTCTTAGCTGTTCCCCTTTACCTTATGCTGTCAGCCCTGGCCCTTTTAAAACCCTCAGGCTCTTATTTCTGGTTTTTCTCTGTTCCTTTTCTAAACACTCTCAGCTTCTTTCTATAGCTGTTGACTCCTGAAATAGTGAATCAGGGAGGGCAGATCCCACTCTGCTTTTTACCTGTAAAATCCTTATATGAGGCTAAATCATACTCAGCAATGACCCAGGTGGGCTCCGCTGTGCACCCCACAAATCCATATTGCAGTTTGAGACATTCAAAAATCTCTGTGCTCAGGAGAGGGCCTAGACTGGAAGAGCAGGGGTCCAGCAGCTCTCAGTTGGggtacagcagcagagctgtgaggggaGACCTGGATGGTTATCTGCCCAATCAGTGCCGTTAGCCCTTTATTTTCAGGGGCCCCAACTTCAGGCATGGGTTTGTCTCTGAAAACAGAAGCATTTTCCTCTTACTTTTCCATTCAGGGCACAGCTACACTAGTGtttacagctgcaccaatgcagctgcgccCCATAAGCTCTCCAATGTAGctgctctaagccaatgggagagagctgctCCCGTTGGGTAAATTACTCCACCCCGTgcgagcggcagtagctatgatGGCGGGAGGAGCTGTCCACACTGGTTCTTATGTCACGGTAACTAATGTCGCTCACGAGGGTGATTTATTCCTATTCCCAGAGCTAAGCCAGGCCACTGACTGACCAAACTTGCATGTTGCAGAGGAAAACTCCAGTCTGTTTTTCATTCAGTCTTTTTCTGCTGCTGCAAGTATGACCCGGAGTTACAGCAGTGAGGAGTTTAAAGCACCCAAGAGTCTGGGTGGGAtataaaccctcctgcttcagggaaggtcatggctggagatgggacactggctggcatgggccagggcTCTAaggtggcaccaagcattctctttctttctatctctcaggtgcttggctgcctGATTCCTGCGCATTTGCTCAGGGTCCAGCTGATCACTATCTGGgagactgggaaggaattttcccccaactCAGACAGGCAGTGACTGGtggattttcaccttcctctgcagtaagGATGTGCAGGTcatttgccaggattatctgggtatctCTCACTGAATCATTTCCCTCCTATTGTGGGGGCCTTGGGCTCTGGTGCATCTGGGTGccttctgttctctgcctgtagcaCATAATTGTctggtctcctgtgggctgtgatTCTTTGGTCTCATTGTAGTTATTGGATTCAGTATGCGGGCGCTGACATGTGGTACGCAGGAGGTCAGGTTAGATGACCTagtggtttcttctggcctttaACACTATGACTATAAACCAGCCTCTCATTAATGGGATTGGGAAGAACCTTTCCCTCAGGGTAAATTATATCCCACAACTGCCTACTGTGGGGTTTCTTGCGCCTTCCTTTGAGCGTATGTCTAGGCAGCAGTCAGGAGCTGTGATTGCAGCATGAGTTAACTGAAATAACAAGAACAGTGTAGATGCACTGGCACCAGCTAGCTGCCCAATATGTCCTGTGTTGGACTGTCGTTGAGTGGCCGGcccatgctgctgtttttaacaAACTAGCTCCATCAAAGCTCGATGGGTATGGCTACAATCACACCACCTGACTacaatgtagccataccctgcagcccctggtgcTGGCCACAGTCAGAAACGGAGGACTGccttggtctgagccagtatggcaaCTTGTACGTTCTTATGATCATAATCTGGGAAATTCTATTCTTGACTCATCCGGAACCAGTCACTGGGTCCCCAAGCTTTTTCCTTTATGGGGTTTGAAAAGCAGAAGACCCAGGGCTTTAAGATTCTGACAGCTCGGTTCTAGCCACTCACCAAAGTGTTGTTCCTGAAAGATGAAGGTGGCTCCTGGGGGCAGAGAGCTCCTCCCTGAACAATAAGACAGAGATGAGGAGTTCAAAGAGTTGCAGTTGTTTGAAGGAGTCGTGTTGTTGCTCTGCTGTCGACAAGTCAGGCTCCTGAAAGATTCCTCCAGCTCTGCAATTTCCTCATCCCTCAGGCGGTCGGGCTGTAAGGCAAACAGTGCCAGTCATTGGCGGTGCATTCTCCTTCTCATGAAGTTGTCAAATCAACACCAGATGCCCTTCTGAAAGACATGCTTTGCctaacacaagttactgggctcaacacAGTTGTAACTGGATGAAATCTATGGCCTGATATActggaggacagactagatgatctaatagtcccttATAGGTTTACAGTCTATGAATTTGCTCTAaataatcttcattttaaaaggCTCTTTTCTCCCCAAACTTTTCCCTATACTATTTTTCCATCCACACAGGTTCAATAAATAAATCATAAAGAGGAGGGAAGCCCATTACTGATAGTACCAGAACTCcagtctccactgaagtcaatgaagctatgttgacttgcaccagctgaagatctggctcaaaGAATAAGTGGCAGACCTGGGAAAACAGGCCAGGAATAGAGCGGGCTGCATCTCAGAATTTGTTTCATGGGTAATGTCGAcacttcaaaatttattttttgttctgaaCCGGAacgaaacaaacattttttgaaatttgTCATGAAACAGAATTTCCAAATAATTGTGATTGAGgaaaacttttgtttcaaaaatggcaaaatttcatttccaaatttattttaatttattttttcatttgtatattattttttgATAGTTTTCCATTATTTCATAGCATGTCAGAAGTCACTACTACTACTGACATGTCATGATATGTCGTTCGCAGTGTGAtcgtagccatgttggtcccaggatatgagccAGATGAggaaggtgaggtaatatcttttattggaccaacttctgttggtgggagaaacaagcttttgtaGTCTGCAGAACTGTTCTTCAGTTCTCTTTCGTTTTCTTCAGGACCTCAACCACCGTGTCTCATGTCGTAGTACCtgaaatattctattttattttaaaaatcattatggGCAGCAGCTACTTATCACTGACTGAAACATCATGTTGTCTGTTCTAGACCAAAATGCTTCCTGTATGTATTATAATGAAACAGTCTGGCACTCTGGCAAAAAAAATCTGACCAGAGTTAACCAGGAGTTCGGACTCTCAGtgccctgctttaaccactaggttACACATTAGAGTGAAGATGTGTCACTACAGGAGTCTTTCCTTTCAGCTAATGGTCCTTAGTACGACATAGGTACAAATACACAGGTGAGAGCATGCTCTGTTGCTGGGGTTTTCAGATTCACACCAATTGAGTCAGTTTGAGTCAGGTTTGTGAGCAGAGAATGAGTCCATCTTTTCTTGGCTTATCTGCTAATTCAGCAAAAGGACTAGGAAAGGAGCAGCAGGCAAAAACTGACAGGATGCGTAATATAGCCTCTTGTTATCTCCCATAATGACATGTTTGCCTTTCATTTCCTTGCAAAAAAGCAATCCAGAGATGTATCCCAAgcgcctcctcccccaccccccgtagGTACAATAGGTATCTGTTTTTTGGGATAGTGAAGATGTTTAGTAGCTACCATTCTGAGCTAGTCCAAATTAAATTCCAGGCCAAACAAGCACCTAAAGGCAGCACAGAGGCAAGGAACAGGAGACAGAATACAATTATTTAATCTATTTCAGAGGCCCTATACTCTAGTGAGCTAAGAAGATCCCAAGACAGCAGCCTCTATTATCATTAGCAAGGTTTGGAAACTATTCAGGAACACTGAGCAATCATTTGCCAGACCATTCAAGCCAGTTGCTGGTATGACACATGTAAAACTTGCATCTCTCTCAACTGGATAGGGTCCACATCAAGGATAGCAGCCTTCTACTGTTACCAGCTCAGGTTTTAGAGGTCTGTGTCCTGGTGCTGAAGGTCCCAGTTCAAACCATGTTGCCAACCTGTGATTCATAGTGGTTGTGCTTGCCCCAGTTTTTAGGGGTTGTTCCAAATGCTACTTTCAAAGGAGATGTAGGGGAGGCAAAAGCAACATTTGGGAAGATGATCTAATGAGTGTAACACAGCACTGCTTGGCTTTCTTACTGATTCACTTATGTGGCAATTCAGCtttgtttgtgcctcagtttaccctccATATACAGGGTATAATAGAATTTTCTGCCTTACAGCAGTGCTGAGCTTTAATAGATGCTTGTTCAGCACTTTGAGACCCCAGGATCTAGAGAAGTGCCAAGTAttacatgcaaaatatttaatattctggCTTCATTTATCTATCTTCGGTCCTTACCTGACCCTCGTTGCCATAACGTCTTAGCTACtcacatcctttcatgtatttaccTCACGGCTCCCCTGTGTGGttgggcagtgctattatccccattgtccagatgggaaactgaggcacaagagagGCTAacagctagatttttaaaggtatttacatgccttgtgccattttcaaaagcacctaacttttgaaaatgtcactaaACTCCCacggatttcaatgggagttaggcacctgggcACTGCTGAAAATCCTGCTAGGCacctacctgcatctttaggtcctaagtatttttatctatttggccttaagtgacttgcccgggATCACACAGGAAATACATGGCACAACTGGGACTTGAAGCCAGGTCTTCTATGTCCAAGCCTAGGGCCCTAACCACC
This Gopherus evgoodei ecotype Sinaloan lineage chromosome 12, rGopEvg1_v1.p, whole genome shotgun sequence DNA region includes the following protein-coding sequences:
- the TRADD gene encoding tumor necrosis factor receptor type 1-associated DEATH domain protein, translating into MADSSDLWIGSAYLFLQSTSEKIVLPSLYGSSHQKSSVFKALKLALADSTGSLHGVDMLKVHCSEPHLIIQLKFCLRENCRKFLQSYRAGLFRESLQNHLQVTLSMTAVPVQVELKAGSEQLDRMLNEEDRCLDCIYKEKPDRLRDEEIAELEESFRSLTCRQQSNNTTPSNNCNSLNSSSLSYCSGRSSLPPGATFIFQEQHFANRTLTPDDHQKFAKLVSKKWKQVGRSLQKNCRALRDPVIDNLAHEYDREGLYEQAYQLLLKFIQSEGKRATLQRLIAALEENSLITLAEELLGLHPSENDTS